One part of the Phragmites australis chromosome 3, lpPhrAust1.1, whole genome shotgun sequence genome encodes these proteins:
- the LOC133911331 gene encoding uncharacterized protein LOC133911331: MPPGADASSLAAAVLDAATPPAAAAAVSRVLDYLARHAADHPRAFVADAFPSLLYRLFVSSPASPSFIDLGAADPALADLLRALLDPSGALLAAADRLALIRFVFPSERLPDWLRLVLASPPSSSTDLVSPLLAGRVGSELHLSVFEYYLFWFAYYPVSSSSAPASTSNPAFKSRSRLESWVSTLATTAIRKPGQKPESSLYLKLLYAYLKEFLPTARTPLRRANGSGTLLHRSASDGAAAAESFARAEFLLHTLVQFWLVGDDFSPLPVQTCRALSLRLPSRARAELSERPPSPGLGDAVKLLVMYLNCCDGRSLVDAHLASEGMPVWSGVCDTQVGFWNPLIQRPLYRFVLRTFLFCPIGTVIKNATQVFSVWLAYMEPWKITQQELDGYDRQQAGEAKETQKSQLVYNASWKTYVLSNYLFYSSMVVHFLGFAHKFIHSDVASVLLMVYKVLEVLSSCPELLDLLHKVDAAYHSRLVASSPASDDVLKYVPSIREQLKDWEDGLSETDADGSFLHEHWNSDLRLFSDDENGAYNLLQLLLIRAESEILRLSGDTLQALQMLDSVKSQMKRVFQGHIERIHGNTELHNQPQGRGEVFTPKHPSLGKSLWADVKYRGDWMKRPISETEVAWLARILIRLSDWLNDVLGLDHADADDSAANATYIRFDRNELNAVGGPKDAARMALVAVCSLMVLMGQVLRKFMRSHRVKINLRIFASKKLLSAAVVLYAVVAVTRNTWR, from the exons ATGCCGCCCGGCGCCGACGCCTCCTCCCTGGCTGCGGCCGTCCTGGACGCCGCCACgcccccggccgccgccgccgccgtgtccaGGGTGCTCGACTACCTCGCCCGCCACGCCGCCGACCACCCGCGCGCCTTCGTCGCCGACGCCTTCCCCTCCCTGCTCTACCGCCTCTTCGTCTCCTCCCCCGCCTCCCCCTCCTTCATCGACCTCGGCGCCGCCGACCCCGCGCTCGCCGACCTCCTCCGAGCCCTTCTCGATCCCTCCGGcgcgctcctcgccgccgccgaccgcCTCGCGCTCATCCGATTCGTCTTCCCCTCCGAGCGCCTCCCGGACTGGCTCCGCCTCGTCCTCGCTtctcccccctcctcctccaccgaccTGGTCTCGCCGCTCCTCGCCGGCCGCGTCGGCTCCGAGCTCCACCTCTCCGTCTTCGAGTACTACCTCTTCTGGTTCGCCTACTACCCCGTCTCCTCGTCCTCCGCACCCGCATCCACCTCTAATCCTGCGTTCAAGTCGCGCTCCCGACTAGAGAGCTGGGTCTCCACTCtcgccaccaccgccatccGCAAGCCGGGTCAGAAGCCCGAGAGCTCCCTGTATctgaagctgctctatgcctaCCTCAAGGAGTTCCTGCCAACTGCACGCACACCCCTGCGTCGTGCAAATGGCAGCGGCACTCTTCTTCACCGGTCAGCCAGTGATGGCGCGGCCGCTGCTGAGTCGTTCGCACGGGCTGAGTTCTTGCTTCACACCCTTGTCCAGTTCTGGCTTGTTGGCGACGACTTCTCGCCATTGCCCGTGCAGACTTGCCGTGCCCTCAGCCTGCGACTACCTTCTCGTGCTCGTGCTGAATTGAGTGAGCGCCCACCATCGCCAGGCCTGGGCGATGCGGTCAAGTTGCTTGTGATGTACCTCAACTGTTGTGACGGACGTTCCCTAGTGGATGCACACCTGGCGTCTGAAGGAATGCCGGTGTGGAGTGGGGTCTGCGATACCCAGGTTGGGTTTTGGAATCCATTGATACAGAGGCCTCTATATCGCTTTGTACTGCGGACGTTCTTGTTCTGCCCCATTGGCACAGTGATAAAAAATGCAACGCAAGTCTTCTCTGTGTGGTTGGCATATATGGAGCCATGGAAGATTACCCAACAGGAGCTGGATGGGTATGACAGGCAACAAGCAGGGGAGGCAAAGGAGACGCAAAAGAGCCAGCTGGTGTACAATGCGTCCTGGAAGACTTACGTTCTGTCCAATTACCTGTTCTACAGCTCGATGGTAGTGCATTTCCTGGGATTTGCGCACAAGTTTATCCATTCTGATGTTGCCTCGGTGCTCCTGATGGTATATAAG GTCTTGGAAGTCTTGAGTTCCTGCCCAGAGCTATTAGATCTTCTACACAAAGTGGATGCTGCTTACCATTCTAGACTGGTTGCTTCATCCCCAGCATCGGATGATGTGTTGAAGTATGTGCCATCAATCCGTGAACAGCTAAAG GACTGGGAGGATGGTTTGTCAGAAACTGATGCAGATGGGTCATTCTTGCATGAGCATTGGAACTCAGATCTAAGACTTTTCAGTGATGATGAGAATGGGGCTTATAATCTTCTTCAG CTGCTTTTGATCCGAGCAGAGTCAGAGATACTACGTCTGTCAGGCGACACACTTCAAGCTCTCCAGATGTTGGATTCTGTCAAATCCCAGATGAAAAGAGTCTTCCAGGGCCACATTGAAAGGATACACGGAAATACGGAACTACATAATCAACCCCAGGGGCGTGGGGAGGTATTCACACCTAAGCATCCCAGCTTGGGGAAAAGTTTATGGGCTGATGTTAAATACAGAGGTGACTGGATGAAAAGGCCCATCTCAGAGACTGAAGTGGCCTGGCTCGCGAGGATTCTGATCCGCCTTTCTGATTGGTTGAATGATGTCCTTGGGCTTGACCATGCTGATGCTGATGATAGCGCTGCTAACGCTACCTACATCCGGTTTGACCGCAATGAGCTGAATGCAGTTGGCGGGCCAAAGGATGCTGCCAGGATGGCCCTTGTTGCTGTATGTTCATTGATGGTGCTAATGGGACAAGTTTTGCGGAAGTTCATGAGGTCGCACAGGGTGAAGATCAATCTGAGAATTTTTGCTTCAAAAAAGTTGCTCTCAGCTGCTGTTGTGTTGTATGCAGTGGTGGCTGTAACAAGGAATACTTGGCGTTGA